One Sphingobacteruim zhuxiongii DNA window includes the following coding sequences:
- the nusB gene encoding transcription antitermination factor NusB, which yields MLNRRHLRVKVMQVLYSYSLSEDKNLPDFQKSLLKNVEEVDEMYIWTLNLLDEVAEYVLKDVEGIANKWIPSSTDQTFSSTKLNSNTFIESLRQNREYLEKVKRYDVDWSYDPEIVRSIFAQLKESETYLEYLQQDDRSIATEKDIIKHIFKKLILKSTDVEQAFEARFINWPVDREVLQAMIAKTFKNFSSEVPAKNQLADLTPSWIEDKDFVLDLLKLTIKYTKEYQDLISEKTKNWEADRIALIDNLLMRMAITELIHFPTIPVKVTINEYIELSKSFSTLKSSTFINGILDKILSDLTSQRRIKKEGRGLIA from the coding sequence ATGCTAAATAGAAGACACCTTAGGGTTAAGGTAATGCAAGTACTGTATTCCTACAGTTTATCGGAAGATAAAAACCTTCCAGATTTTCAGAAAAGTCTACTGAAAAATGTAGAGGAAGTTGATGAGATGTACATTTGGACTCTGAATCTTTTGGATGAGGTTGCGGAGTATGTATTAAAAGATGTGGAAGGTATTGCCAATAAATGGATCCCTTCGTCGACAGATCAGACCTTTTCTTCAACAAAATTAAACAGCAATACGTTTATTGAGTCTCTACGTCAAAATAGAGAGTATTTGGAGAAAGTAAAACGTTACGATGTTGATTGGAGTTACGATCCAGAGATTGTTCGTTCTATTTTTGCTCAACTGAAAGAATCTGAAACCTACCTAGAATATTTGCAACAAGATGATAGATCTATTGCTACGGAAAAAGATATCATTAAACATATCTTTAAAAAGCTTATTCTAAAATCTACAGACGTTGAACAAGCTTTCGAAGCTCGCTTTATCAATTGGCCGGTAGATCGTGAAGTTTTACAAGCGATGATTGCGAAGACTTTCAAGAATTTCAGTAGTGAGGTTCCTGCAAAGAATCAATTAGCAGACTTGACGCCTTCTTGGATTGAGGATAAAGATTTTGTCTTAGATTTATTGAAGCTTACTATTAAGTATACAAAGGAATACCAAGATCTTATCTCTGAGAAGACTAAAAACTGGGAAGCTGATCGTATCGCGTTAATCGATAATTTGTTAATGAGAATGGCTATCACGGAACTGATACATTTCCCTACGATTCCTGTAAAAGTAACAATTAACGAGTATATTGAACTTTCAAAGTCCTTTAGTACGTTGAAAAGTAGTACCTTTATCAATGGTATTTTAGATAAGATTTTATCGGACTTAACGAGTCAACGTCGTATTAAGAAAGAGGGTAGAGGATTAATCGCATAA
- a CDS encoding DUF3857 domain-containing protein has product MRCYLLTCCLILLSALGYAQNSSMPKLDVTIFKHDHQSVDTAAKAVVLYEFGRSEIEVSESQNSIGVNHYCHVRIKILKKDGDKHATIEIPVYKYGSDFERVTEIKGSTYNLIDGQIQADELKKDAIFTEKVSAHYQVIKFTLPNIQENSIIEYSYRTNTPAIWNLKTWYFQDEIPKLHSEYVAVIPSVFEYNVTLKGHYAISDLKTARLSEHFLLNSKRFDCSRMTYIMKDIPAFKEEDYMLAPINYISAVNFELKTFHEPSGAIKNYTRVWKDVDTELLNDKDFGGQIKNKSVYGKLLPSIISPDSSKLFNAKKIYNYIQQNIVWNKTLGKYAENGIKDALEKKKGNIGDINLSLVSALNNADIEAYPVIISTRNNGIPNVVHPVLSDFNAVIVAALIDGKSYLLDASDKYLTFGLLSLRSINERGRIIYSKQSSDWIELTNTIPTKKTYNIFATISEDGKMKGKIEKYYVGLEAYIQRSEIEKFPTIEEYEENVIEKSSGLKILSNKIKNLTELDNPLVESMEFEFDMRENFNATQILLNPIMYERQRKNPFNLSERNFHVDLGSARAEQYNINITFPEGYKLDNFPKNTSYSLPEGAAKFIYRSSFSDNVLMVQQVTNLNQAIYTPEEYFHLKEFFSLLIQHQNTDFLFKKI; this is encoded by the coding sequence ATGAGATGCTATTTATTAACCTGCTGCTTAATTCTCTTAAGCGCATTGGGCTATGCCCAGAACTCCTCCATGCCTAAATTAGACGTCACTATTTTCAAGCATGACCATCAATCTGTAGACACCGCAGCTAAAGCTGTTGTACTGTACGAATTCGGACGATCAGAAATTGAAGTCTCCGAATCGCAAAATTCAATAGGTGTTAACCATTATTGTCACGTACGGATAAAGATCCTAAAGAAAGATGGTGATAAGCACGCTACGATTGAAATCCCAGTTTACAAATATGGATCAGATTTCGAACGAGTGACCGAAATAAAGGGATCGACGTACAATTTAATCGATGGACAAATTCAAGCTGATGAGCTGAAAAAGGACGCTATTTTCACAGAGAAAGTTAGTGCCCACTACCAGGTCATTAAATTCACCTTACCCAACATTCAAGAAAACTCAATTATTGAATATAGCTATCGAACAAATACGCCAGCAATATGGAATTTAAAGACTTGGTATTTTCAAGATGAAATCCCAAAATTGCACAGTGAATACGTAGCTGTCATCCCATCTGTCTTTGAATACAACGTCACACTAAAAGGACACTACGCAATCAGTGACTTAAAAACAGCAAGACTAAGCGAGCATTTCTTATTAAACAGTAAGCGTTTTGATTGCTCACGAATGACCTATATTATGAAGGATATTCCAGCATTCAAAGAAGAAGATTATATGCTGGCTCCCATCAATTACATTTCTGCGGTTAACTTCGAACTTAAAACATTCCACGAGCCAAGCGGAGCTATAAAAAACTATACACGCGTTTGGAAAGACGTAGATACAGAACTTCTTAACGACAAAGATTTCGGTGGGCAAATAAAAAATAAATCCGTCTATGGAAAATTACTTCCTAGTATTATTTCTCCAGACTCATCTAAATTATTCAACGCAAAGAAAATCTACAACTACATTCAGCAAAATATCGTATGGAATAAAACATTAGGTAAATACGCTGAAAATGGTATTAAGGACGCATTGGAGAAAAAGAAAGGAAATATCGGGGATATTAACTTAAGTTTGGTATCCGCTTTAAACAATGCCGATATTGAAGCTTATCCTGTTATTATCTCCACTCGAAACAATGGGATTCCCAATGTTGTACATCCGGTGTTATCCGATTTCAATGCGGTCATCGTGGCGGCATTAATTGATGGAAAGTCCTACCTACTCGATGCCAGCGACAAATACCTAACATTTGGCTTATTGTCTTTACGTTCGATTAATGAACGAGGAAGAATTATATACTCCAAACAAAGCTCCGATTGGATTGAACTTACGAATACTATTCCAACAAAAAAGACATACAATATATTTGCGACGATTTCCGAAGACGGCAAAATGAAAGGTAAAATTGAAAAATACTATGTCGGTTTGGAAGCCTATATCCAGCGAAGCGAAATAGAAAAATTCCCTACCATTGAGGAGTACGAGGAAAATGTGATCGAAAAGAGTTCGGGGCTTAAGATTCTTAGCAATAAAATTAAGAACCTTACGGAACTTGACAATCCTTTAGTGGAATCAATGGAATTCGAGTTTGACATGCGCGAAAATTTCAATGCCACACAAATTCTATTGAACCCAATCATGTATGAGCGCCAGCGGAAAAATCCTTTTAATTTATCAGAGAGAAACTTCCATGTCGATTTAGGTTCCGCACGAGCTGAACAGTATAATATTAACATCACTTTCCCAGAAGGCTATAAATTAGATAATTTCCCAAAAAACACCTCTTATTCGCTACCAGAGGGTGCCGCTAAATTTATTTATCGGTCTTCTTTTTCGGACAATGTGCTCATGGTTCAACAAGTCACCAACCTAAATCAGGCAATTTACACCCCCGAAGAATACTTCCATTTAAAAGAGTTCTTCTCACTACTAATTCAACATCAGAATACTGACTTCCTTTTCAAGAAAATATGA
- the yajC gene encoding preprotein translocase subunit YajC: MISTILLQATGGSGIMQFLPILLMVVVFYFFMIRPQMKKQKDHKKYIEELNVNSKVVTTAGIHGRIVEVTDTTFLVDVGNGVKIRFDKTAIALDASKAANAKASA, translated from the coding sequence ATGATTTCAACTATTTTATTACAAGCAACAGGTGGGAGTGGAATAATGCAATTCCTTCCAATTTTATTAATGGTGGTGGTTTTCTATTTCTTCATGATTAGACCACAAATGAAAAAGCAAAAAGACCATAAAAAATATATCGAGGAATTAAATGTAAATTCTAAAGTAGTAACTACAGCTGGTATTCACGGTAGAATCGTGGAAGTAACAGATACTACCTTTTTAGTAGATGTAGGTAATGGTGTTAAAATCCGTTTCGATAAAACTGCGATTGCTTTAGATGCTTCAAAAGCAGCAAATGCTAAAGCTTCGGCTTAA
- a CDS encoding DUF1573 domain-containing protein, which translates to MKKLSLILLASGLFFTACNNTSKEATAGKADSTVVNAEQAGAGKMEFEEDAFNFGTVKEGEVVEHVFKFKNSGDYPIVLAQVSASCGCTTPTYTSTPVKPGEVGEIAVKFDSQGQVGQQQKIITIASNAEKPVTTVQLKGEVVVN; encoded by the coding sequence ATGAAAAAACTAAGTTTAATATTGTTAGCAAGCGGATTGTTTTTCACAGCTTGTAACAACACAAGTAAAGAAGCAACGGCGGGCAAAGCAGATTCAACTGTAGTTAATGCTGAGCAAGCAGGTGCTGGCAAAATGGAATTCGAAGAGGATGCATTTAACTTTGGAACAGTTAAAGAGGGTGAAGTTGTAGAGCATGTTTTCAAGTTTAAAAATTCAGGAGATTATCCTATTGTTTTAGCACAGGTATCGGCAAGTTGCGGGTGTACTACGCCAACTTATACTTCAACGCCAGTAAAGCCAGGTGAAGTTGGTGAGATTGCGGTGAAATTTGATAGTCAAGGTCAGGTAGGTCAACAACAAAAAATTATTACTATTGCTTCCAACGCTGAAAAGCCGGTGACAACGGTTCAGTTAAAAGGTGAAGTTGTAGTAAATTAA
- a CDS encoding DUF3857 domain-containing protein, which yields MRILAATLFTILACTAFQSKAQYAANLIPKEMLSRASATVRFKETVLEIKSFNQAIETEKSAITIHNKAGDEYADLYIFYDKIRQIKDLKGEIQDEDGKVIRKFGMKDFKDYSASGQSNLYADDRVKSYSPLIRTYPYTIVYEYEIRHQQTLNLPSWQPNYSIDLSVEKSSFQVITSPEIDLRINERNLTNPVITKKEAKFNSYTWTVENIRAERSEPYSPSRRTTGMFVEVIPKSFQFYKYKGEVTDWKTFGLWMNETLLKDKQTLPASTVAQVKELTANLSSNREKAKALYEYMQKKTRYISIQIGVGGNEPFPAEQVDRLGYGDCKALANYMKALLDVVDIPSYYSVVTAGTTKSDLYKDFASLQGNHIILCLPSEKDTTWLECTSSESPFGYLGDFTDDRLVLAITPTGGEIMRTQSFNFEQNLQHRKSTLKLDETGLLKGTLETKFMGTQFDNHFTNYKKSLDDQKKELRGQYDIDRIEFTDVKYSLDDKNLVFTENLTIEVPNYAIKNGNNLTIYPNVFNKASAITELAKRINPVKITRGYTDIDEIEIELPEDLDARIKPADVKNEVPMGSYEMSIKMKDGKMYCYRKIQIREGEYPAESYAAFTQFMKDATFSDSYRYILPFLDKK from the coding sequence ATGAGAATACTAGCAGCAACGCTATTTACAATATTAGCATGTACCGCTTTTCAAAGTAAAGCACAATACGCAGCGAACTTAATTCCAAAAGAAATGTTAAGTCGTGCTTCCGCGACGGTCAGATTTAAAGAAACTGTGCTCGAGATTAAGTCGTTTAATCAAGCGATAGAGACTGAAAAAAGCGCCATTACAATACATAATAAAGCCGGCGACGAATATGCCGATCTCTACATCTTTTATGATAAAATTAGGCAAATAAAAGACCTTAAAGGCGAAATTCAAGACGAGGATGGCAAAGTAATTCGCAAATTCGGAATGAAGGATTTTAAAGACTATAGTGCCAGCGGACAATCAAACCTTTACGCAGATGATCGAGTAAAAAGTTATAGTCCCTTGATTCGCACATACCCCTACACGATTGTATACGAATATGAAATTCGCCATCAACAAACACTGAATTTACCAAGTTGGCAACCAAATTATTCAATCGACCTCTCCGTTGAAAAAAGTTCTTTTCAGGTAATTACTTCTCCTGAGATCGATCTGCGTATAAATGAACGCAATTTAACGAATCCAGTCATTACAAAAAAAGAAGCTAAATTCAACTCTTATACTTGGACTGTAGAAAATATTCGTGCAGAACGTAGCGAGCCCTATAGCCCAAGTCGTAGAACGACAGGGATGTTCGTTGAAGTTATACCTAAAAGCTTCCAATTTTATAAATACAAGGGCGAAGTTACTGATTGGAAAACATTTGGATTATGGATGAATGAAACCTTATTGAAAGATAAGCAAACATTGCCCGCTAGCACCGTAGCACAGGTCAAGGAATTAACGGCAAACCTATCTTCCAATCGCGAGAAAGCAAAAGCACTATATGAATACATGCAGAAGAAAACGCGGTATATCAGTATACAAATTGGTGTTGGCGGAAACGAACCTTTCCCTGCTGAACAGGTAGATAGATTAGGCTATGGTGATTGTAAAGCCCTCGCCAACTACATGAAGGCTTTACTTGATGTCGTTGATATACCCTCCTACTATTCTGTTGTAACCGCTGGAACAACCAAATCAGATCTATACAAGGATTTTGCTAGTCTACAAGGAAACCATATTATTCTTTGTCTGCCTTCTGAGAAGGATACAACTTGGCTTGAATGCACGAGCTCAGAGAGTCCATTTGGCTATTTAGGAGACTTTACAGACGATCGATTGGTACTTGCTATAACACCGACTGGCGGGGAAATAATGCGCACCCAGAGCTTTAATTTTGAGCAAAATTTGCAACATAGAAAATCGACTTTAAAACTCGATGAAACAGGTTTACTGAAAGGCACATTAGAAACAAAGTTTATGGGAACTCAATTCGATAATCACTTCACAAATTACAAGAAGAGCTTGGACGATCAAAAGAAAGAATTGAGAGGACAATACGATATCGATAGAATTGAATTTACAGATGTAAAATACAGCTTAGATGATAAGAACCTCGTATTTACGGAAAACCTAACAATTGAAGTCCCAAATTATGCGATAAAAAACGGAAATAATCTAACCATATACCCCAATGTGTTCAACAAAGCTAGCGCAATAACTGAACTAGCGAAGCGTATAAACCCTGTAAAGATCACCAGAGGTTATACCGATATCGATGAAATTGAAATTGAATTACCTGAAGATCTAGATGCCCGAATTAAGCCTGCAGATGTAAAAAATGAAGTACCAATGGGTTCTTATGAGATGTCTATCAAAATGAAAGACGGAAAAATGTATTGTTATCGAAAAATACAAATTAGAGAGGGTGAGTATCCTGCAGAGAGCTATGCGGCATTTACTCAATTTATGAAGGACGCAACATTCAGTGATTCCTACCGATATATTTTACCATTTCTCGATAAAAAGTAA
- a CDS encoding Glu/Leu/Phe/Val family dehydrogenase yields MQRDNSSLFDLMRISDHQNLFFCNDKEVGLKAIVAIHDTTLGPAIGGVRMLPYATEAEAIEDALRLSKAITYKSALAGLNLGGGSAIIIGNNRTEKSEVLMRRFGRFINGLNGNFIASIDVGTTQKDLEHIHGETNYVAGLPTSLNGAGDTTVFAAKGVYYGIKAAIKELYGDENLAGRKIAVQGVGSVGEHLVSLLRAENARVYVSDMTEERKMKIAAKYKAEPITYSTSFELDADVYAPCALGGTVNPDTVPRMRCKIIAGSANNQLLDEEVTTQLLKDNNILYTPDFLINSGALISCFSELEGYGADRTDYLIRHIYTATRHVIQKANEENISTHQAAKELAEKRISDMKKLR; encoded by the coding sequence ATGCAAAGGGATAATTCCTCACTTTTCGACTTGATGCGTATATCTGACCATCAGAACCTTTTTTTCTGTAATGATAAAGAGGTAGGACTAAAAGCAATCGTAGCGATTCATGACACAACTTTGGGCCCAGCAATTGGTGGAGTCCGTATGTTGCCATATGCAACAGAAGCAGAAGCTATTGAGGATGCATTGCGTCTTTCTAAAGCCATTACCTACAAATCTGCATTAGCAGGTTTGAACTTAGGAGGAGGTAGTGCAATTATTATCGGCAATAATCGAACAGAGAAGTCAGAAGTGTTAATGCGTCGTTTCGGACGTTTTATCAATGGGCTAAACGGTAATTTTATTGCGTCTATTGATGTTGGTACAACTCAAAAAGATTTAGAGCATATACATGGTGAAACGAACTATGTTGCTGGTCTACCAACTTCATTAAATGGTGCTGGAGACACAACTGTTTTTGCAGCGAAAGGTGTTTATTACGGGATCAAAGCGGCAATTAAGGAGTTATACGGTGACGAGAACTTGGCGGGTAGAAAAATCGCAGTTCAAGGTGTTGGAAGCGTTGGAGAGCATTTAGTATCCTTATTGCGAGCTGAAAATGCACGTGTATATGTTTCTGACATGACAGAAGAGCGCAAGATGAAAATTGCGGCGAAATATAAGGCTGAGCCAATAACTTACTCTACGAGTTTTGAATTGGATGCCGATGTTTATGCACCTTGTGCGTTAGGAGGAACCGTAAATCCAGATACAGTACCGCGTATGCGTTGTAAAATAATCGCTGGTTCTGCGAATAATCAGTTATTAGACGAAGAGGTTACCACACAATTATTAAAAGATAATAATATTCTTTATACACCAGACTTTTTGATCAATTCGGGCGCTTTAATTAGCTGTTTCTCGGAGTTGGAGGGTTACGGTGCAGATCGTACGGACTATTTGATTCGTCATATCTACACAGCAACAAGACATGTGATTCAAAAAGCAAATGAAGAAAACATTTCGACACACCAAGCTGCAAAAGAGCTTGCGGAAAAACGTATTTCCGATATGAAAAAGTTGAGATAA
- the rlmF gene encoding 23S rRNA (adenine(1618)-N(6))-methyltransferase RlmF: MENISKNLHPRNKFNKSYNIEQLVKNTPSLRSYVIQVDHDHLSIDFTHPEAVFHLNKALLKSTYGIKGWRVLPNSLVPTVPGRLNYIHYLADLLGGKSGRSVQILDIGTGSSIIYPILGVKEYGWLFTGSETHVPSLVNGNAILKDNPELAKSIRLRQQNDPTNILKDIILPNEYYDAIMCNPPFFKSREDHESQVSRKNKNLRISQDANSNYQGLATELWTEGGEQKFITQLIYESLTFKDQIGYCTALVSNKDNIRPLRAVIEYHKAKDVQVINMSQGNKINRILAWKWVDKK; encoded by the coding sequence ATGGAAAATATCTCAAAAAATTTACATCCCAGAAATAAGTTCAATAAATCTTACAATATTGAGCAACTGGTGAAGAATACCCCAAGTTTAAGAAGTTATGTCATTCAAGTTGATCATGATCATCTATCAATAGATTTCACGCATCCTGAAGCTGTATTTCACTTAAACAAAGCCTTGTTAAAATCTACTTATGGAATCAAGGGATGGCGCGTATTACCGAATAGTCTAGTGCCAACAGTACCAGGACGCTTAAACTACATTCATTATCTTGCCGATCTATTAGGAGGAAAATCAGGACGTTCTGTTCAGATTCTTGATATTGGAACGGGTTCTAGCATTATTTATCCTATCCTAGGAGTCAAAGAATATGGTTGGTTATTTACTGGATCGGAGACTCATGTTCCCTCGCTAGTTAACGGAAATGCTATCCTGAAGGATAATCCAGAGTTAGCGAAATCTATTCGTCTTAGACAACAAAACGACCCAACGAATATTTTAAAGGATATTATTCTCCCGAATGAATACTACGATGCGATTATGTGTAACCCTCCATTTTTTAAATCCAGAGAGGATCATGAATCACAAGTTTCGAGGAAAAATAAGAATCTTCGTATTTCTCAGGATGCCAATTCAAATTATCAGGGATTAGCAACAGAGCTGTGGACAGAAGGTGGCGAACAAAAGTTTATAACGCAGTTAATTTATGAAAGCCTAACTTTCAAGGATCAAATTGGCTATTGCACCGCTTTAGTGTCGAATAAAGACAATATTAGACCGCTTCGCGCAGTGATCGAATACCACAAGGCTAAAGATGTTCAAGTAATCAATATGTCCCAAGGGAATAAGATTAATCGAATTCTTGCTTGGAAATGGGTTGATAAAAAATAA
- a CDS encoding ABC transporter ATP-binding protein produces MKDLAYLNKFFYKYRWKIVPGVIFVIISNYFGILPAQVIREAFDLVKENIDLYRLYDGFERQTLIYQIFGNSLLFFGIVVLVLALLRGIFLFMMRQTLILTSRHIEYDLKNEIYQHYQELDFAFYRRNNTGDLMNRATEDVNQVRNYLGPAIMYAINTVVLSIMIIYAMYNVNAKLATYSLLPIPIISILILFVNKVINRRSERIQRQLSHLSSFVQETFSGIRVIKSYTREKDKMDSFKIESDRYRNINLNLVKVQAIFFPLIIFLVGFSTIITVYIGGLEVNDGNITAGNIAEFIIYVNQLTFPAMSLAWVTSLVQRAAASQKRINEFLNTRSEIKEGESDVKIEGDIRVDNISFTYPDTGIKAIDQVSFHVPVGKTLAIIGKTGSGKSTLANLLLRMYDVDAGEILYDQKNIKAFKTHAVREQIGFVPQQVFLFSDTIARNIAFGLDQVDMPRIEQAAKDAAVYENIVGFEEGFETHLGERGITLSGGQKQRVSIARALVKDPNILIFDDCLSAVDTKTEEEILHNLGRIMQGKTSIIIAHRISTIKNADQILVLDAGRIIERGTHQELLALNGEYSSLYDKQLLES; encoded by the coding sequence ATGAAAGATCTCGCCTACCTCAATAAGTTTTTTTACAAGTATCGCTGGAAGATAGTACCTGGTGTCATCTTCGTCATTATTTCAAATTACTTCGGAATACTACCTGCACAAGTAATTCGCGAGGCTTTCGATTTAGTAAAAGAAAATATTGATCTGTATCGACTTTATGACGGCTTTGAACGCCAAACCCTCATCTATCAGATATTTGGTAACAGCTTGCTATTCTTCGGTATTGTAGTATTGGTGTTGGCCTTACTCAGGGGAATCTTTTTGTTTATGATGCGTCAGACGTTGATTTTAACGTCTCGTCATATAGAGTATGATCTAAAAAATGAAATCTATCAGCACTATCAGGAACTAGACTTCGCATTTTATCGCCGAAATAACACCGGTGATTTAATGAACCGAGCAACCGAAGATGTAAATCAAGTAAGAAACTACCTAGGTCCTGCAATCATGTATGCGATAAATACTGTTGTATTGTCGATTATGATTATCTACGCCATGTATAATGTGAATGCGAAATTAGCGACCTATTCACTTCTTCCAATTCCAATTATCTCGATATTAATTCTATTCGTCAATAAAGTAATCAACCGACGAAGTGAGCGCATTCAACGGCAATTATCTCATTTATCTTCCTTTGTACAAGAAACATTTTCAGGAATCCGTGTGATTAAAAGCTATACCCGCGAAAAAGATAAAATGGACTCCTTTAAAATTGAAAGTGATCGGTATAGAAACATCAATTTAAATCTGGTTAAAGTTCAAGCCATTTTCTTTCCCTTAATCATATTCCTAGTTGGTTTCAGTACAATTATTACAGTTTATATTGGCGGATTAGAAGTTAATGATGGTAACATTACGGCAGGTAATATTGCTGAATTTATTATTTACGTCAATCAATTAACATTCCCTGCGATGTCGCTAGCCTGGGTAACCTCGTTAGTGCAGCGTGCGGCAGCATCTCAAAAACGTATCAATGAATTCCTAAATACGCGATCAGAAATCAAAGAAGGAGAAAGTGATGTAAAAATTGAAGGAGACATTCGTGTGGACAACATATCCTTCACTTACCCTGATACCGGAATCAAGGCTATTGATCAAGTGAGTTTTCATGTCCCTGTAGGAAAAACATTAGCCATTATTGGAAAAACAGGTTCTGGAAAATCTACATTGGCAAATCTATTACTCCGTATGTACGATGTTGACGCAGGTGAAATTCTATATGACCAAAAGAATATCAAAGCATTCAAAACTCATGCTGTCCGAGAACAAATTGGTTTTGTTCCTCAACAAGTTTTTCTGTTTTCCGACACCATTGCCCGTAATATCGCATTTGGTTTAGACCAGGTCGATATGCCGCGCATTGAACAAGCAGCAAAAGATGCGGCTGTTTATGAGAACATCGTCGGCTTTGAAGAAGGCTTTGAGACTCATTTAGGCGAACGAGGAATCACATTATCCGGTGGTCAAAAACAGCGTGTTTCTATTGCAAGAGCATTAGTTAAAGATCCGAATATACTGATATTTGACGACTGTCTTTCGGCAGTAGACACGAAGACCGAAGAGGAAATACTACATAATTTAGGTCGCATAATGCAGGGTAAAACGTCAATTATCATTGCACATCGAATTTCGACAATTAAAAATGCAGATCAAATATTAGTGTTGGATGCAGGTCGAATAATTGAGCGAGGAACGCATCAAGAATTATTGGCTTTAAATGGCGAATACAGCTCACTTTACGATAAACAATTGCTAGAATCTTAG